The following DNA comes from Bradyrhizobium sp. SK17.
TATGCACTGGCGATCAGGATCATGACTCGAATAGCGATGAACATGGAGCCTCCTCAGTCTTCTTGTTGGCCCATCAATGCCAGAGACTTCTTTCGGGCCGGTGAGGAAAGCTGGTTGCCGCAACCTTGAGGCCGTTGGTAAGCGAGCCGTTTACACGCCACGTTCACGAAACGGGAACCGTATCGGCCGGTCGATCTTGCAGCTAAACCCACGGTTCACCGTGGCCGGGCATTGTTCGCCTCAATCAAGAAGGCGCAATCACAATGCCGGTTTTCAGGACGATCCTTGTTCTCGTATCGATTTTTCTTGCTGTCTTGTACGTCTACGATAGCTGCCGCAGCTACGGCATCGCCTTGGCGGCTCCGGCAACCGACATCGTTGCCAGCCGGTGGCCAGACCCCGACGCGTTCCGCCCCACGGCGGCCGAGGCCTCCGCGCCTGCTGACGCGCCGACGCCGGCGGCGCGCGTTAGGGAAACGTTTGCGATGTTTGTCCCGGCGGACGGGCGACGCCACCCGACCCAGCGCAGCCTCTGACGGCGGCAAATCGTTTGCAGACGACGCGGCGATTCAGCCCAGCGATACGCCGGCCTTTGCGCGGCTCATGCCGAGCGTCACGATGCGATGCAGGAGACCCGGGTAGTCAAGCCCATCGTGCTGGGCCGCCGTCGCGAACTCCTGACTCTTGGCGATCTCGGGATTCGGATTGGCTTCGATGAAATACGGAGTACCATCGGCGGAGAGGCGGAAGTCGATCCGCGCATAGCCATCGAGCCCGAGCGTGCGGTAGATGCGTTTCGCCAGCCGCTGGATATGCGCGGACAGTTCCGGCGCTAGATCCCTGGCCGGCCCGTCGGCAATTCCTATGCGCTCCTGATAGTTCGGATCGTGCTTCGCCTTCTCGGTGGCGATACCGGGGCCGCCCATGCTGCCGAACTTCAACTCCCAGACCGGCAGCACGCGCAGCCTGTTGTTGCCGAGCACGCCGACATAGAGTTCGCGGCCCTCGATGAACTGCTCGGCGATCGCGGCCGTCCCGATCCGCTCGTGGATGAAGGCGACGCGCTCGGCGAGCTTCTCGTCGGTATCGACGATCGATGCCTGCGAAATGCCCAGCGATCCATCCGAGCTCAGGCTCTTGACGATCAGCGGCAGCGCAAGACGCGGCGGCCGCTTGACCTTGCGACGCATCGGAAACACCGCGAAGGCCGGCACCGGAATCCGGCGATGATGCGCCAGGGTCTTGGACAGGTCCTTGCCGCGCGCCAGGATCAGGCCACGCGGGTTGCATCCCGTGTAGGGGACCTTCATCAGTTCGAGGTAGCTCGCGATGTGCTGGTCGTACACCACCTCGTAGTGGAACTCCTCGAGCAGCGTGAACACCACATGCGGCTTGAAATCCTCGATAGCGTCGCGGACCGGCTTGATCTCCTCCTGCACGCCGAGCGGCCGCACCTCATGGCCGGCTGCACGCAAGGTGCTGACGACGTCGTATTCGGTCTTCCACGCGTTGATCTCGCGCGCGGAATATCCGTCGGTGGTCTCAGGCGGCACGAAGTCCGGGTGCATGAGCACGAGAATGCGAAGACGTTTCATAGCGCAATCCATTTGCGGCGGGAGGGGCCGAACAGCGCGTGCATGGTCTTGGCGGTGAGCAGGATGGTGAAGTTGGTCACGAGCTTCTGCTCGGGACCGACGGCGCGCAGGTTGAGCTCGCGGCAGCGCGAGATCATGTCGTCGAGCACGGCATCGAGCGTCAACTGGTTCTCGCCGGTCCAGCGCGCGACCAGCTGCCTGATCTGGGCGCGGTGCCGCCTGATGAAGACCGCGGCCGGCGGCTGCCGTCGATGCC
Coding sequences within:
- a CDS encoding ATP-grasp domain-containing protein translates to MKRLRILVLMHPDFVPPETTDGYSAREINAWKTEYDVVSTLRAAGHEVRPLGVQEEIKPVRDAIEDFKPHVVFTLLEEFHYEVVYDQHIASYLELMKVPYTGCNPRGLILARGKDLSKTLAHHRRIPVPAFAVFPMRRKVKRPPRLALPLIVKSLSSDGSLGISQASIVDTDEKLAERVAFIHERIGTAAIAEQFIEGRELYVGVLGNNRLRVLPVWELKFGSMGGPGIATEKAKHDPNYQERIGIADGPARDLAPELSAHIQRLAKRIYRTLGLDGYARIDFRLSADGTPYFIEANPNPEIAKSQEFATAAQHDGLDYPGLLHRIVTLGMSRAKAGVSLG